Sequence from the Maniola jurtina chromosome 23, ilManJurt1.1, whole genome shotgun sequence genome:
ttaaaaaaaaatgggtgACTACAAACCTAGTAATCTTCGGCTTCCTTTCTATTAAATATTCTGAGGAGTCCTCATCAGAATTATTACTTTCGAACACACCTTCATCACCACAATCATCATTCCCCTGGTTACTTCTGTCATCAGATTCAAATTCTTCGAGCTGGATTGACACATCTTTGTAGTAAGGCCTCAAAAATGAGATTTCATTTTCATACTTGTAAAGTTTTGGACGCTGCTGCCCGGACTCTAAGCCTTTTCTTAGAATTCGTCTGTACACATCTCTGATGTTTATCCATCTTACTTTACAGTCCGGAGCTGAAACCAAATATTAATTATCAGAACTATATCTAagaaactattaaaaatataaatattctaATAGTATAAACacaattcataaaaataatataacattaaaAGTATTAGACAAATTTTTAGTAGAAAAACATCAAAACCGGCTCAGCAGTCAGGTTgtgaaataagtattttttttaaaagaatattagccatgttaaatgactaatattccactttcctctccaactaagcgtcaggcttgtgctaggagtaggtacgacaatagtgcaacgggcggggtttgaaccgtcgaccttttggtttttagtccactcctttaccggttgagctatttcttttaatatttcatCACTGGTGATGTGTTGATGGTATATACGGATTTCTGCGCAAAGGATCGGCCTATAGAAAATTGCCACCAACTTTATGAAACAAATAGTAGAGGGGTAGCCCGAGATAATCAGGTACAAATTATTGTGGAAGCAACCTTACCGGAACTTTTAAGCTCATCGCCAATTCTCTGCCAAGTCACTTCCCGCTCGTTGAAGTCCATGTATTTTTCATGATTGTGGTCATATAGCACAGGGTTCGCTTTCACTGCACGTATCAATTTAATGTCGAGTTGCTCGTGGaataacattttatattattgataACTCTGTGATTGTTGTGTATCAGATTCAGATTTCGAtttcgattttcaaataaacactACCTAATCGAAAAGCTGTTTGGGACTTCGtttgtgatggcgtttgctggcgcgcgtgctgtgcttgtttggagtgtttttttttttttgttaagagtggctggtttttgtgttagttggtgttttttggtggtggaactgactgggaagcgctctaaaggggcgccggcgtagacggagtccatacttgtataaattttaacttgaaaatatcacaaacttgacattggctaatcagagtaaagccagatttaaagaaaaaaaaaaaaaagctgtttGACAAATGACAACTGACAAGAGACAGCGTCGCGCCAGTGTTGCCATATGATATGTGGCAAATGTTCCTACATCCATGGGCTAATTCTACGAACGGGACctaaaaaaatcttgaaaaagaTAGGACCATTACGATGCTGCATGCTCGCCGCTGAATTGCGTAAAAAAGTCGTAATTGTTAGTTAGTTTTGGCTTGGATTTGCTTCATTGATTTTTGTGGTCTAAAAAGTGTATTATGTAGGTGCTTACGTTAAAAAGTCACAAAATGACAATATAACCCTAGTCCTGTTTGAAAACTACAAAAATAAGACTGAAAATGGCCCTGTATTgttgaaataaaattgtactcTGGCAAGTCTGGTAGGTAACGCTGTATTACGTCCACCAGCAAAAAGTATGTactcatcgatgtatatggatgggcccttcgaagaaaaaaaatgcgctcacaagttaaagagaattggcaaaagtctctgcatcacgcatcagtcggccgcacacgctttaacgtatcgcacgtgtttttgactgtcgaaTCGATGTATGTACTACATTTACTAGTGGTTACATATACTGCTGTAATAGTAAGGTAATAGTAATCATATGAAAGCGCTTTAtctctacattctaaaacagatttttatttatttttatgcataactagctgatacccgcgacttcgttcgcgtggatgtaggttttttaaattcccgtgggaactctttgattttccgggataaaaagtagcctatgtgctaatccagggtataatctatctccattctaaatttcagcccaatccgtccagtagtttttgcgtgaaggagtaacaaacatacacacacacacacacacatacaaactttctcctttataatattagtgtgaagtgtgatagtttttgatttattagggttccgtacctcaaaaggaaaaacggaacccttataggatcactttgttgtctatctgtctgtccatcaagaaacctatagggtacttcccgttgacctagaatcattaaatttggcaggaaggtaggccttatagcacaagtacaggaataaatctgaaaaccgcgaatttgtggttacatcattaaaaaaaaaaattaaaatgtgttttaattttcaaagtgagataactataccaagtggggtatcatatgagagggctttaactgtacattctaaaacaaatttttatttatttttatgtataacagtttttgatttatcgtgcaaaatgttggaaaaaatacacgagtacgaaaccctcagtgcgcgcgtctgactcgcacttggcc
This genomic interval carries:
- the LOC123877211 gene encoding uncharacterized protein LOC123877211, which encodes MLFHEQLDIKLIRAVKANPVLYDHNHEKYMDFNEREVTWQRIGDELKSSAPDCKVRWINIRDVYRRILRKGLESGQQRPKLYKYENEISFLRPYYKDVSIQLEEFESDDRSNQGNDDCGDEGVFESNNSDEDSSEYLIERKPKITRSKSSKKKRRKRFTEAIVDPMSTPTFNEPTIPIEFESSDPVDAFLLSIGATLKTFSPYHLNLAKSKIFSIVQEHDLQQIVQKEEQSEAPKHDVKISSSEAIFL